A portion of the Leptospira noumeaensis genome contains these proteins:
- a CDS encoding lysophospholipid acyltransferase family protein: protein MKQIGYFLSFLIVYLFYFPFKILPYKWCLAYGVFLTKLIYPLDKKHRKVAADNIRFAFPAYTEDQIFNLVNAHYRHLGILLAHTLWAPRMTRKWLQENLIVDAESLKIEEETKKQGVGVILISGHFGTWEILVQFLGIRMKGGGIYKKVRNPFVDQLLRRMRSKNGVVLVPVQESTQVIKLLKQGYWIGFGADQNAGKAGIFVPFMNRQASTFVGPALMAYLTGAKMLYYSVLAGEGGKVIVRVKDLGFVDKKLYPSKDDVIRHYTELWTKTLEEEVKLFPEQYFWVHRRWRTQPQVTENNQ, encoded by the coding sequence ATGAAACAGATTGGATATTTTCTTTCCTTTTTAATTGTTTATTTATTTTATTTTCCATTTAAAATTCTTCCGTATAAATGGTGTTTGGCGTATGGTGTTTTTTTAACCAAACTGATTTATCCTCTGGATAAAAAACATAGAAAGGTCGCAGCGGATAACATTCGTTTTGCATTTCCTGCTTATACTGAAGATCAAATTTTTAACTTGGTGAATGCTCATTATCGTCATTTGGGTATCCTTCTTGCTCATACACTTTGGGCACCACGAATGACTAGAAAGTGGTTACAAGAAAACTTAATTGTTGATGCTGAAAGTTTAAAAATTGAAGAAGAAACTAAAAAACAAGGAGTTGGAGTGATTTTGATTTCTGGTCACTTTGGCACTTGGGAAATTTTAGTTCAATTTTTAGGAATTCGTATGAAGGGTGGGGGAATTTACAAAAAAGTAAGAAACCCTTTCGTGGATCAGTTACTCCGTCGGATGCGTTCTAAAAATGGAGTGGTACTTGTTCCCGTCCAAGAATCTACTCAAGTCATTAAACTTCTCAAACAAGGTTATTGGATTGGATTTGGTGCGGATCAGAATGCTGGGAAAGCTGGAATTTTTGTTCCGTTTATGAATAGACAAGCCTCTACTTTTGTTGGTCCAGCACTTATGGCATACTTAACCGGTGCTAAGATGTTATATTATTCTGTGTTAGCTGGCGAAGGTGGAAAGGTGATTGTTCGTGTTAAGGATTTAGGTTTTGTTGATAAAAAACTCTATCCTTCCAAAGACGATGTGATTCGACATTATACAGAACTTTGGACAAAAACTTTGGAAGAAGAAGTGAAGTTGTTTCCGGAACAATACTTTTGGGTTCATCGTCGTTGGAGAACCCAACCACAAGTCACCGAAAACAACCAATAA
- a CDS encoding phosphatase PAP2 family protein: protein MNLISAIDLKFSTWIQKNLHHPKLSWVLSRVNRGEMFALVLLPLMFLSDLYKPVYMSLPFVLVFTYLTDRLVLVLKKYFARKRPLVSVMGKVDSNPDMKHSFPSAHSANSIVVSTILVFAFHETPYFFFFSLFAGVGRLVTLHHFVSDIVGGWIIGFGIGLIAVLIHFYLWSYCLTL, encoded by the coding sequence ATGAATTTGATTTCTGCTATTGATTTAAAGTTTTCGACTTGGATCCAAAAAAATCTCCACCACCCAAAACTCAGTTGGGTTTTGTCTCGGGTCAACCGTGGAGAAATGTTTGCTCTTGTTTTGTTGCCACTTATGTTTTTAAGTGATCTGTACAAACCAGTTTACATGAGTTTACCCTTTGTCTTGGTTTTTACTTACTTAACCGATCGTTTGGTTTTGGTTCTAAAAAAATACTTCGCTAGAAAACGTCCCCTAGTCAGTGTTATGGGAAAAGTGGATTCTAATCCAGATATGAAACATTCTTTCCCTTCGGCACATAGCGCAAATTCTATTGTTGTCTCAACAATTTTAGTTTTTGCCTTTCATGAGACCCCGTATTTCTTTTTTTTCAGTTTGTTTGCTGGTGTGGGTAGACTTGTTACCTTACACCATTTTGTGAGTGATATTGTGGGAGGATGGATCATTGGTTTTGGAATTGGACTGATTGCCGTTTTAATTCATTTTTACCTTTGGTCTTATTGTTTGACTTTATGA
- the hisS gene encoding histidine--tRNA ligase, whose amino-acid sequence MKEQKLTTENYKGTRDFYPEDMRLRNYLFSVMKDVARSYGYEEYDGPMVESLDLYRAKTGEEIVGKQIYNFIDKGDREVAIRPEMTPTVARMVAKKLRDLPRPIRWFSIPNLWRYEQPGHGRLREHWQLNVDMFGVTSQRAELEILSLACDILFAFGAPKNSFKVTISHRSLLDEFLLDGLKVSPNQAHEVSKILDKKNKITEDEYTALVSKTIPNDPTAVSKINLFLAATTDTLGQIPGIKEETRNTIQTLFEDLKTIGLDDIVYFDPSVVRGFDYYTGFIFEIFDTSPKNKRSLYGGGRYDNLIGLFSNEELSGIGFGLGDVTLQNFLTAHNLLPNFANDSTVYIPLLDESSFAENHNFAKALRKEKIAAEVSLVSQKMGKQLSYAEKKGYRWILLRGEDEIKAGTVTLKDMATRNQWTSSFSEALQKIKEELSK is encoded by the coding sequence TTGAAAGAACAAAAACTAACAACAGAAAACTATAAAGGCACTCGGGATTTTTACCCTGAGGATATGCGCCTTCGAAACTACTTATTTTCAGTGATGAAAGATGTCGCGAGGTCATATGGATATGAAGAATATGATGGCCCAATGGTCGAATCTTTGGATTTATACAGGGCTAAAACTGGCGAAGAAATAGTCGGAAAACAGATTTATAATTTTATCGATAAGGGAGATCGTGAAGTAGCGATTCGACCTGAGATGACTCCAACTGTAGCAAGGATGGTGGCAAAAAAATTACGCGACCTTCCTCGTCCCATTCGTTGGTTTTCCATTCCTAACCTTTGGCGATACGAACAACCGGGCCATGGTCGCCTCCGTGAACATTGGCAATTGAATGTCGACATGTTTGGTGTGACAAGTCAGAGGGCTGAATTAGAAATTTTATCTTTAGCTTGTGATATTCTTTTTGCATTTGGTGCACCCAAAAATAGTTTTAAAGTGACTATTTCCCATAGATCCCTTCTCGATGAATTTTTGTTAGATGGTCTTAAGGTAAGTCCGAACCAAGCTCATGAAGTTTCCAAGATTTTAGACAAAAAAAATAAAATTACAGAAGATGAATATACGGCTCTTGTTTCGAAAACCATCCCTAACGACCCAACAGCAGTTTCAAAGATAAACCTGTTTCTTGCAGCCACCACGGATACTCTCGGCCAAATTCCTGGAATCAAAGAAGAAACTAGAAACACAATCCAAACATTGTTTGAGGATTTAAAAACCATTGGATTGGATGATATTGTTTATTTTGATCCTTCCGTTGTTCGTGGTTTTGACTATTATACAGGTTTTATTTTTGAAATATTTGATACTTCTCCAAAAAACAAACGTTCGTTATACGGTGGTGGAAGGTATGATAATTTAATTGGTTTGTTTTCAAACGAAGAACTTTCTGGAATTGGATTTGGACTTGGTGATGTAACCCTTCAGAATTTTTTAACTGCACACAATTTGTTACCAAACTTTGCGAATGATTCTACTGTTTATATTCCTCTTTTGGATGAATCTTCTTTTGCAGAAAATCATAACTTTGCAAAAGCACTACGTAAAGAAAAGATTGCAGCTGAGGTGTCCTTAGTTTCTCAAAAAATGGGAAAACAACTTTCTTATGCCGAAAAAAAAGGATACCGATGGATTTTACTTCGAGGTGAAGATGAAATCAAAGCAGGCACAGTGACCTTAAAAGATATGGCGACTCGCAACCAATGGACTTCTTCTTTTTCGGAAGCACTTCAAAAGATAAAAGAAGAGCTTTCTAAATGA
- a CDS encoding DUF1577 domain-containing protein, which yields MINRVKIHFDQERDYLPLEAVRTLPEFFKQMMIGNGLYLKGYDTLIRVKFKGERPDGAHIWELETIPELIETIFTIQATPQFHVEVDYELINQKDNLLLGKIIDRRQTYTTRQDPRNEKVRGNAVASNFLVAKTNIDFSKLTGVSSQVILSDIQRTVLKNYPQSKVVFLSGTIHSDEIDLMKEHKKPIFILDTETFESYPSEDVFDPKKTFEDEFLLDDKIQEYKKKKISSYIYYPLFIQMKDMHFFAYLSLETERTGIPSEVLDLFKEVERTFQERIMDSNTHILDIKQNVLNVSRGGVALEVNDMEIIKALKVKPTFTLDINFKLQAPIRMAIELRHLEEVNDYYRLGGRITGVSGDKKAKEIYHSLIEFFG from the coding sequence ATGATCAATCGTGTAAAAATTCATTTCGACCAAGAAAGAGATTACCTTCCTTTGGAAGCGGTACGTACTTTGCCTGAGTTTTTCAAACAAATGATGATTGGAAATGGATTGTATCTAAAAGGTTATGATACTTTGATTCGTGTGAAGTTCAAAGGGGAAAGACCGGACGGGGCACATATTTGGGAACTGGAAACCATTCCTGAGTTAATCGAAACTATTTTTACGATCCAAGCCACCCCTCAATTTCATGTTGAAGTGGATTATGAATTGATCAACCAAAAGGACAACCTCCTTCTCGGCAAAATCATTGATAGAAGACAAACGTATACAACTAGACAAGATCCTCGAAATGAAAAGGTTCGTGGGAATGCTGTTGCATCCAATTTTTTAGTTGCAAAAACAAATATAGATTTTTCAAAACTAACTGGCGTTAGCTCGCAGGTAATCCTTTCCGATATCCAACGAACAGTTTTAAAAAATTATCCTCAATCAAAAGTGGTTTTTCTTTCAGGGACAATTCATAGTGATGAAATTGATTTGATGAAGGAACATAAAAAACCTATTTTTATTTTAGATACGGAAACATTCGAATCTTATCCTTCTGAAGATGTATTCGATCCTAAAAAAACTTTTGAAGATGAGTTTTTGTTGGATGATAAAATCCAAGAATACAAAAAGAAAAAAATAAGTTCCTATATTTATTATCCTTTATTCATCCAAATGAAGGACATGCATTTTTTTGCATATCTTTCGCTAGAAACAGAACGGACGGGGATTCCTAGTGAAGTTTTGGATTTGTTTAAAGAGGTTGAACGTACGTTTCAAGAAAGAATTATGGACTCAAACACCCATATTCTTGATATCAAACAAAACGTACTCAATGTTTCCAGAGGCGGAGTAGCCTTGGAAGTCAACGATATGGAAATTATCAAAGCACTGAAAGTGAAACCAACATTTACCCTGGATATCAATTTCAAATTGCAGGCACCGATTCGGATGGCGATAGAATTACGACATCTAGAAGAGGTGAATGACTATTATCGATTGGGTGGAAGGATCACAGGTGTCAGCGGAGATAAAAAGGCCAAAGAGATTTACCACAGTCTCATTGAATTTTTTGGCTGA
- a CDS encoding OmpA family protein gives MKKYLISLIILVFPLLAQPLPKVKDVRFYQPLNTQNVEYSPIISPTGRYLVFQSNRPGGEGGMDIWISENLSFPDRMKLPVWSPPKNFRELNTTNFEGMFSILFDEEEKPYELYFTSVRDKSQADPKKNREGYDGLNLYYTKINQRTGLWSVPIHLNEVNSHFEDKMPAVSPDGCSMVFSSNRPGGMGGFDLWISKREPTTVTKETNPDKPKIRCRDGVWQKPISVGTAINTKDDEISPSYHWDGLRLYFSSNREDKNRKFSFYYCEYNQIQNIFETPILLGSPFNTKVQLSGESTGFPFDTPADYSTYSLWEESDNEGISVTFDDLWFYFSSNRPGGEGQFDIYRTMVPEDLRRTYEFVFRGLVLDGSEAIMIGLDSTLKIYDDTRPIQVITSKRIGGDLSTSDAENFRTTIKTGKLYRVEVSSPGFHPTEILLDLRGNVGKEKEQYSQIILQPIRPTKDERPDKTIQGIRFIVKDKKTDLVIPNAICYYFDDLTRKGKSLESKDSRFDLEKSPTMDFEILVRAKGFKEETFLFSKDKITAMEGKETVLYLRNLNDFDNLYNTIIYFPFNERTLSDEDKKKLDLFADFLIQHKNEKVEIGGHTDNVGNKEYNISLSEDRALSVYQYLRLKAVPKERMKVQAYHYSQPIAENETEEGRSRNRRVNFKKID, from the coding sequence ATGAAAAAATACCTTATTTCCTTAATCATTTTGGTTTTCCCACTTCTGGCCCAACCTTTACCGAAAGTGAAGGATGTAAGGTTTTACCAGCCTCTGAACACTCAAAATGTGGAATATAGCCCCATCATTTCCCCTACGGGTCGGTATTTGGTTTTTCAATCCAATCGTCCCGGTGGCGAAGGGGGAATGGATATTTGGATTTCAGAAAATTTAAGTTTTCCGGATCGAATGAAATTACCTGTTTGGTCTCCGCCCAAAAATTTCCGTGAACTCAACACTACCAATTTTGAAGGGATGTTTTCCATACTTTTTGATGAAGAGGAAAAACCGTACGAATTGTACTTTACATCAGTTCGAGATAAATCACAAGCCGATCCGAAAAAAAACCGTGAAGGTTACGATGGTCTTAATTTATATTATACAAAAATAAATCAAAGAACGGGTCTTTGGTCAGTGCCGATTCATTTGAATGAGGTAAACTCTCATTTTGAAGACAAAATGCCTGCAGTTTCACCTGATGGTTGTTCGATGGTATTTTCCTCGAACCGACCAGGGGGAATGGGAGGTTTTGATTTATGGATTTCCAAACGAGAGCCAACAACGGTAACAAAAGAAACAAATCCCGATAAACCTAAAATTAGATGTAGGGATGGGGTTTGGCAAAAACCTATTTCAGTGGGAACGGCCATCAATACAAAGGATGATGAAATTAGTCCCAGTTATCACTGGGATGGATTACGTTTGTATTTTAGTTCCAATCGGGAAGATAAAAATCGTAAATTTAGTTTTTATTATTGCGAATACAATCAAATTCAAAACATATTTGAAACTCCGATCCTTTTAGGTTCACCCTTTAATACCAAAGTACAGTTGTCAGGCGAATCGACAGGATTTCCTTTTGATACACCGGCAGATTATTCCACTTATAGTCTCTGGGAAGAAAGTGATAATGAAGGAATTTCTGTTACCTTTGATGATCTATGGTTTTATTTTTCTTCCAACCGGCCAGGTGGCGAAGGTCAATTCGACATTTACCGCACGATGGTTCCAGAAGATTTACGTCGTACTTATGAATTTGTTTTTCGTGGTTTGGTTTTGGATGGATCGGAAGCCATTATGATCGGCCTCGATTCTACACTCAAAATTTATGATGATACAAGACCGATTCAAGTGATTACTTCCAAACGAATTGGTGGTGATCTTAGCACGAGTGATGCCGAAAATTTTAGAACCACAATCAAAACTGGGAAATTATACCGGGTGGAAGTCTCCTCTCCAGGATTTCATCCCACAGAGATACTTCTGGACTTGCGAGGAAATGTAGGAAAGGAAAAAGAACAATACTCTCAAATCATTCTACAACCCATCCGTCCTACAAAAGACGAACGACCTGATAAAACCATCCAAGGAATTCGATTCATCGTTAAGGATAAAAAAACAGATTTGGTGATTCCGAATGCCATTTGTTATTACTTTGATGATCTCACTAGAAAGGGAAAATCATTAGAATCAAAAGACAGCCGTTTTGATTTAGAAAAATCTCCGACTATGGATTTTGAAATTTTGGTCCGTGCCAAGGGGTTTAAGGAAGAAACTTTCCTTTTTTCCAAAGATAAAATTACGGCCATGGAAGGAAAAGAAACTGTACTTTACCTCAGAAATTTAAATGACTTTGACAATTTGTACAATACAATTATTTATTTCCCGTTCAATGAACGAACGTTGAGTGATGAAGATAAGAAAAAATTGGATCTTTTTGCAGACTTCCTCATCCAACATAAGAATGAAAAAGTTGAAATTGGTGGACATACTGATAATGTAGGGAATAAGGAATACAATATCAGTTTGAGTGAAGATAGGGCACTTTCTGTGTATCAGTACTTACGACTGAAAGCTGTTCCTAAGGAACGAATGAAGGTGCAAGCGTACCATTATTCACAGCCGATCGCTGAAAATGAAACGGAAGAAGGAAGATCACGAAATAGACGTGTGAATTTCAAAAAAATAGATTAG
- the folP gene encoding dihydropteroate synthase, with protein sequence MAEIFGILNITTDSFSDGGKFLNPDDAIQQGNKLLQEGADWLDVSGQSSNINASLVSEEEEWNRVEPVIRHFVPKGVRISLDSFRPSVQKKGIEAGVRCINDISGFTYEGDRSFLSSYTKKYPELKLIIMHSHNRNIAKNKSNLTSEKVVRKIQAFFRDRRSDLVAMEIPESALYFDPGMGFFLSEDPMVSFRVLQELEILKLEFPQLMVGVSRKSFLGNVLGELPIPDREFASLACEIHLLRYKIPFIRTHNVLKLRQAEKIWNLCQERE encoded by the coding sequence ATGGCCGAAATCTTCGGAATCTTAAACATAACCACAGACTCATTTAGTGACGGGGGAAAATTCTTAAATCCCGACGATGCTATCCAACAAGGAAACAAACTATTACAAGAGGGAGCCGATTGGTTGGACGTCTCCGGTCAGTCATCTAACATCAATGCAAGTTTGGTTTCCGAAGAAGAAGAATGGAACCGAGTGGAACCAGTGATTCGCCATTTTGTTCCGAAAGGTGTTCGGATCAGTTTGGATAGTTTCCGCCCTTCAGTGCAGAAAAAAGGGATTGAGGCAGGAGTTCGGTGTATCAACGACATCTCAGGATTTACATACGAAGGTGACCGAAGTTTTCTCAGTTCTTATACAAAAAAATACCCAGAATTAAAACTCATCATCATGCATTCGCATAACAGAAATATTGCGAAAAATAAATCTAACCTAACGTCCGAAAAAGTAGTTAGAAAAATCCAGGCTTTTTTTCGTGACCGTCGTTCCGATTTGGTTGCCATGGAAATTCCAGAATCGGCGCTTTATTTCGATCCAGGGATGGGATTTTTTTTAAGTGAAGATCCTATGGTTTCTTTTCGAGTCCTACAAGAATTAGAAATTTTAAAATTAGAATTCCCACAGCTCATGGTAGGAGTTTCTAGAAAATCTTTCCTTGGAAATGTTTTGGGAGAATTACCAATTCCAGATAGAGAGTTTGCCTCTTTGGCCTGCGAAATTCATCTATTGAGGTATAAAATTCCATTCATTCGGACGCATAACGTTCTTAAGCTCAGGCAAGCAGAAAAAATTTGGAATTTATGCCAGGAAAGGGAATGA
- a CDS encoding tetratricopeptide repeat protein encodes MKFRIPYFLFLCYLLFLFGCRYPIAKQDELETDTLFLELAGSKAADCNAEGIRLSKAIQLDQAETVWDQCIQTNPNEVVVHLNRLRFYYLLDEYEHLKQKITREAPSRSSVTYTTILKELELRLRNEERVVLLDALSRLKGWELYSYEELANYYLQTGNFVYAEGYFNQILEVVPFHENALYGMADIQVQKNNWYSLLDYAKSLEVAAKKNKEFHYYFVKANYELGRYELALKWAESATSEEKTQVGFLEVWRDTLLVLKDFPRWDNLLPYYRKAVERGYSVPESVFFPTLSKEGKDIRKASRSGRS; translated from the coding sequence TTGAAATTTCGTATCCCTTATTTTCTATTTCTTTGTTATCTTTTATTTTTATTTGGATGTAGGTATCCCATAGCCAAACAAGATGAATTGGAAACAGATACCTTATTTTTGGAACTCGCAGGTTCCAAGGCCGCTGACTGCAATGCGGAAGGGATTCGGTTGTCCAAAGCCATCCAATTGGACCAAGCGGAAACTGTTTGGGATCAGTGTATCCAGACCAATCCAAACGAAGTGGTTGTTCATTTGAATCGCCTTCGATTCTATTATTTGTTAGATGAATACGAACATCTCAAACAAAAAATTACAAGAGAAGCTCCTTCTCGTTCCTCAGTCACTTACACAACAATTCTAAAAGAATTAGAACTTCGTTTACGAAATGAGGAAAGGGTTGTATTACTGGATGCACTTTCCCGACTGAAAGGTTGGGAGTTATACTCTTACGAAGAACTAGCCAATTATTACTTACAAACAGGTAACTTTGTTTATGCGGAAGGTTATTTTAATCAGATTTTAGAAGTGGTTCCTTTCCATGAAAATGCTTTGTATGGAATGGCCGATATCCAAGTCCAAAAAAATAATTGGTATAGTTTGTTAGATTATGCAAAATCTCTTGAAGTAGCTGCCAAAAAAAATAAAGAATTTCATTATTATTTTGTAAAAGCCAATTACGAACTTGGACGTTATGAATTGGCACTCAAATGGGCGGAGTCAGCAACATCGGAAGAAAAAACACAGGTAGGTTTTTTAGAAGTTTGGCGTGATACATTACTTGTTTTAAAGGATTTTCCTAGGTGGGACAATCTTTTGCCTTACTACCGTAAGGCGGTCGAAAGGGGATACTCCGTCCCTGAGTCCGTTTTTTTTCCTACTTTATCGAAAGAGGGAAAGGATATCCGTAAGGCTTCTCGTTCCGGAAGAAGTTAA
- a CDS encoding tetratricopeptide repeat protein, which translates to MAQEIQSLFNEAVRLERNGEWDRAETQYKVLLEKDPNYHLALQNLGVIYAKQGKHAEAIPLFSKAYKLHANVKNCYNLAVSLYKHEETEKAISFLKQTLTFEKKFISAHLLLAQAYQKLGNDEKTEVYLTNVIKIEPDHKSALGGLAMFYYERNRFPESLKMIERYLILYPGNAQLKIIQSEILSKQGNYKASATLLASMVKEDVGFTNFNDSLQAAWKEEEGVAHESLARIQTKAKKKLKEFQTKLELSKENPEEFSPPDAQEALDLSLLYLFNGNPEKAMQYLVFAQKMKETTDPDRPS; encoded by the coding sequence ATGGCACAAGAAATCCAATCTCTATTCAATGAGGCTGTCCGTTTAGAGCGAAACGGAGAGTGGGATCGTGCCGAGACCCAATACAAAGTTTTACTGGAAAAAGATCCAAATTATCATTTGGCCTTACAAAACTTAGGGGTTATATACGCCAAACAAGGAAAACATGCAGAAGCCATTCCTTTGTTTTCTAAAGCCTACAAACTCCACGCAAATGTTAAAAATTGTTATAATTTAGCAGTTTCTCTTTACAAACATGAGGAAACAGAAAAAGCCATTAGTTTTTTAAAACAAACACTGACTTTTGAAAAGAAGTTTATTTCTGCGCATCTACTACTCGCACAAGCCTATCAGAAGTTAGGCAATGATGAAAAAACCGAAGTATATCTCACCAATGTCATTAAAATCGAACCAGATCACAAATCAGCTTTAGGAGGGCTTGCGATGTTTTATTATGAAAGGAATCGTTTTCCAGAAAGTTTAAAAATGATTGAACGTTATTTGATTCTTTATCCTGGAAATGCTCAATTAAAAATCATCCAATCCGAAATCCTTTCGAAACAAGGAAATTATAAAGCATCGGCTACTTTACTTGCATCTATGGTAAAAGAAGATGTAGGATTTACAAATTTTAATGATAGTTTGCAAGCAGCTTGGAAAGAAGAAGAGGGAGTGGCTCACGAAAGTTTGGCTCGGATCCAAACCAAAGCAAAAAAGAAATTAAAAGAATTCCAAACCAAATTAGAACTTTCAAAAGAGAACCCAGAAGAGTTTTCCCCGCCCGATGCACAGGAGGCTTTGGATTTAAGTTTGTTATATCTTTTCAACGGCAATCCAGAAAAAGCGATGCAATATTTGGTATTTGCACAAAAGATGAAGGAAACCACAGATCCCGACAGGCCATCTTAG
- the mpl36 gene encoding RlpA family plasminogen-binding lipoprotein MPL36, translated as MQRLILISMILWLVSCSSADATRRDYSASGDPEDIFFERSGKSKQTSNTKSEDPVARSIIDDLDSNSKNAAPVTAAAIPTKKPAIQFDEVGLSSWYGQKFQGRPTASGEPFDRMKMTGAHRTLPIGTVVKIQNLENNKEAVVRINDRGPFVDERIVDVSEKTAELLEFKDKGITKVGIKVLKKGEDDLADDLDDADLLDDAPTKPEKLTPVKPGAVKPIAAGKGFTVQVGVFQEKERAIKYQENMKSEYNQAVFVTPRDGKFVVQVGDFADRTKAESLKSKLKYDGIDCFIANR; from the coding sequence ATGCAAAGACTCATTCTTATATCCATGATATTGTGGTTAGTATCCTGCAGTTCTGCAGATGCTACCCGAAGAGATTATAGCGCTTCCGGCGATCCGGAAGATATATTTTTTGAACGTTCAGGAAAGTCAAAACAGACGAGCAACACAAAGTCGGAAGACCCAGTGGCCCGGTCCATCATTGATGATTTAGATTCTAATTCGAAAAATGCAGCGCCAGTGACTGCTGCGGCCATTCCAACAAAAAAACCGGCAATCCAGTTTGATGAAGTTGGATTGTCTTCTTGGTATGGACAAAAATTCCAAGGTAGACCTACAGCCAGTGGGGAACCATTCGACCGAATGAAAATGACAGGGGCTCATAGAACCTTGCCAATTGGAACTGTGGTCAAAATCCAAAACTTAGAAAACAATAAAGAGGCAGTGGTACGTATCAATGACCGTGGGCCATTTGTAGATGAACGTATTGTTGATGTATCCGAAAAAACTGCGGAACTATTAGAGTTCAAAGATAAAGGGATTACTAAAGTTGGAATCAAAGTTCTCAAAAAAGGCGAAGATGATCTGGCAGATGATTTAGATGACGCTGACCTTTTGGATGATGCTCCAACCAAACCAGAAAAACTCACACCGGTAAAACCGGGTGCTGTAAAACCAATTGCAGCCGGGAAGGGATTCACTGTCCAAGTAGGCGTGTTTCAGGAAAAAGAAAGAGCAATCAAATACCAAGAAAACATGAAATCTGAATACAACCAAGCCGTATTCGTGACTCCCAGAGATGGAAAGTTTGTAGTTCAAGTTGGGGATTTTGCAGACCGTACAAAAGCCGAATCTCTCAAATCTAAATTGAAATACGATGGGATTGATTGTTTCATCGCAAACCGTTAA